A portion of the Podospora pseudoanserina strain CBS 124.78 chromosome 2, whole genome shotgun sequence genome contains these proteins:
- the utp15 gene encoding U3 small nucleolar RNA-associated protein 15 (BUSCO:EOG09261MMR; EggNog:ENOG503NXEF; COG:S) — translation MAAEVQPLPLVKLPSGPSPVTPEQRYWRSFKNQKLHTSTATWPISHISFPAQTGAVLSNSMVAATKINDLFAVTSGPRVDIFSIRKRELLKTIGRFDSEAHSGEIRADGRALVAGEDSGKMQVFDVGGGTRAVILKTWHIHKQPVWVTKWSPTELTTLMSCSDDKTVRLWDLPSNNPSHTFTGHSDYVRSGAFIPGGNSNMLVTGSYDETVRVWDARTPGGSVFTFKHKDPIEEVLPLPGGTTLLAASGNAISVLDLVAAKPLRLITNHQKTVTSLSLASNGKRVVSGSLDGHVKVFETSNWNVVFGCKYSSPILSLSVIAAGAAQEDRHLAVGMQSGVLAIRTKLSGAAAEKARERAAIEAAIGTSALDKIDARNAKRKRAAVSNKNMDMLGENVDVVIPTSDTGSRKKKLKPWQRNFKDGFYAACLDEVIDMSGPEYQPLTALTVLIALRHRSALREALEGRDEVSIIPLLKWVSKYIVDPRYLSICVDVSFHLYDLYSEHVAGSSELAVLFHALLGKVSRAASKAQTAMEVAGMLETLTLGNN, via the coding sequence ATGGCAGCAGAGGTTCAACCGTTACCGCTGGTTAAGCTGCCTTCGGGCCCCAGCCCCGTCACACCCGAACAGCGATACTGGAGATCCTTCAAGAACCAGAAATTACATACCTCGACGGCAACATGGCCCATCTCGCACATCAGTTTCCCCGCCCAGACAGGCGCCGTCCTGTCCAATTCCATGGTTGCCGCCACAAAGATCAATGACCTCTTTGCAGTAACCTCAGGTCCCCGTGTGGACATCTTCTCGATACGAAAGCGCGAGCTCCTCAAGACGATTGGTCGCTTCGACAGCGAGGCCCATTCCGGCGAGATTAGGGCTGACGGCAGAGCGCTGGTCGCCGGTGAGGATTCGGGAAAGATGCAGGTTTTTGATGTCGGCGGCGGTACAAGGGCTGTTATTCTCAAGACATGGCACATCCACAAGCAGCCGGTGTGGGTTACAAAGTGGTCACCCACCgagctcaccaccctcatgAGTTGCAGTGATGACAAGACGGTCCGGCTGTGGGACCTGCCatcaaacaaccccagccATACCTTTACCGGTCACTCAGACTACGTCCGCAGCGGCGCTTTCATCCCCggcggcaacagcaacatgcTGGTCACCGGTTCCTACGATGAGACGGTCCGGGTGTGGGATGCCAGGACACCGGGCGGTTCAGTCTTCACCTTTAAGCACAAGGACCCAATCGAAGAAGTCCTGCCCCTTCCCGGgggcaccaccctcctcgctgCCTCCGGAAACGCCATCTCGGTCCTTGACCTGGTCGCCGCGAAACCACTGCGTCTTATTACGAACCACCAAAAGACTGTCACAAGCCTCTCGTTGGCGTCCAATGGCAAGCGTGTTGTCAGCGGCAGTCTGGATGGCCATGTCAAGGTCTTTGAGACTTCCAACTGGAACGTCGTGTTTGGGTGCAAATACTCCAGCCCtatcctctccctctcggTCATCGCCGCCGGCGCAGCCCAAGAAGATCGCCACCTCGCCGTAGGCATGCAATCCGGCGTGTTGGCCATCCGCACCAAGCTGTCAGGAGCAGCCGCCGAGAAGGCCCGCGAGCGCGCCGCTATCGAAGCCGCCATTGGCACCTCAGCTCTCGACAAGATCGACGCCAGAAATGCCAAGCGCAAACGCGCAGCCGTCAGCAACAAGAACATGGACATGCTGGGCGAAAACGTCGACGTCGTCATCCCAACATCAGACACTGGCtccaggaagaagaagctcaagccCTGGCAGCGCAACTTCAAGGATGGGTTCTACGCCGCGTGTCTAGACGAAGTAATCGACATGTCCGGGCCAGAGTACCAACCTCTTACCGCCCTCACCGTTCTCATTGCTCTTCGTCACCGGTCCGCGCTCCGCGAGGCGCTCGAGGGTCGCGACGAAGTGTCCATCATCCCTCTTCTAAAATGGGTGAGCAAATACATTGTTGACCCGCGCTACCTCAGCATTTGCGTTGATGTGTCCTTCCACTTGTACGATCTCTACAGCGAGCACGTTGCCGGAAGCTCAGAACTGGCAGTGTTGTTCCACGCTCTCCTCGGCAAGGTGTCAAGGGCGGCGAGCAAGGCGCAAACCGCCATGGAAGTGGCGGGCATGTTGGAGACCTTGACGTTGGGGAATAACTAG
- a CDS encoding hypothetical protein (BUSCO:EOG09263D2P; COG:S; EggNog:ENOG503P04J), translated as MSTRTKTLPLAHTAGIFSDMSADGPEIGTLVLVVDRAKNLPNRKTIGKQDPYCAARLGKEAKKTSTDIRGGQTPRWDQELRFTVHDSPDYFQLKVSVFNDDKKTELIGEAWIDLRDIIVDGGGQSDQWHQLQCRGKYAGELRLELTYYDNHPKPDKAPTKSRNPQQASLAENEQQPETAPVAATGPRAMPKRRPLPSDPVTGKTPSPAPSSKPPPPAPAPEPVETPPRSQPNPISSYVPSQSPLQHIEYGSQSSRYQQQPPPPEHYPRRERSADLRREPPPPQQYQTSERVDRYPGQQSQSYDRYDSRPSDPYGAPQQEPPLEFSDDRPPPPPAHRSRPSLNSAPNSGFQGTPPTMRQDVLRNEAHRASASPSSYPGRPTYKAADSSPAALPGSQYQAIEQPPPPRHYSYDTNGYDQSHRGMQATVEDVPESPESSNSNRRSMGRAPPGQSQQQYDLDFEQTSPAPLNISGRRPSNAVDHQYSTSPGMQDQRYSTSPGMQDRYSTSPGMQDQRYSTSPSVQDQRYSTSGVQDQRCSTSPGMQEQSGYQSSNGYVMSSTDLSRREPSDYSSSSNYGRHSEPSLPTYESHQNQRALPWRDEPDNGSNSYSAAPVPAALIPGIDPNISQEIAVRVNEDSGRRRYNQQAQMETPPRGRTMDVARRYDQDGSPASYNAQPTAHGRSPMTYTAGPSTSSVNVVIKSRAYSPNPPVRDPSPNPPQQHHNPPQQQHTIRRKSVSPRPPSSDSRAMSSVPFGPDSYEVLNPTAAAAAMHDPTAALPDYDAATGKIITHDGREVDPSDHLPMDTWAPEPEAKKPTQTSPAPRPTPGGPQPQPVSSTGRRPLRIAAASRPQSYVAPDSFDSLTPSPPVSNGRNRLQKKPPHRMSISSGFSPSEPVMSGANGLGPGRRNSNVGLDSQPLAPLPPHQDNFNSQRNLPRASTFDYGAGENYHPSMQGSIGRNGPPPPAKIPLALPPSQGYNNSNMSGALQLHSSSAARRGGMDDYDYHDGGYRHQNDGYANGGGVGGGTELSLEEELRSIDIGTGRSSRRHQGYVHQGQW; from the exons ATGTCCACCAGAACAAAAACCCTCCCGCTCGCCCATACGGCGGGCATCTTCTCAGACATGAGTGCCGATGGACCAGAAATCGGTACgcttgttttggtggtggaccGGGCGAAAAACTTACCGAACCGCAAGACGATTGGAAAACAAGATCCTTACTGCGCTGCGCGCCTGGggaaagaagcaaagaagacCAGCACCGACATTCGTGGCGGTCAAACTCCCAGATG GGATCAAGAACTCAGATTCACAGTTCACGACTCACCAGACTACTTTCAGCTTAAAGTGTCCGTGTTcaacgacgacaagaagACCGAACTTATAGGCGAGGCATGGATAGACCTGCGCGATATCATTGTCGATGGGGGTGGGCAGAGTGATCAATGGCACCAACTGCAATGCAGGGGTAAATATGCTGGCGAGCTCCGTCTTGAACTCACATACTacgacaaccaccccaaGCCCGACAAGGCACCAACCAAGTCAAGAAATCCGCAACAAGCTTCTTTAGCAGAAAATGAGCAGCAACCCGAGACAGCGCCAGTGGCCGCCACGGGACCCAGGGCCATGCCGAAACGGCGGCCCCTACCTTCGGATCCGGTTACGGGGAAAACACCCTCACCCGCACCGTCGTcaaagccaccaccacctgcccctGCGCCGGAGCCGGTAGAGACACCGCCTCGCTCTCAGCCAAATCCTATTTCATCATATGTGCCGTCTCAGTCACCCCTGCAGCATATTGAGTATGGGTCTCAGTCGTCGCGctaccagcagcaaccaccaccaccggaaCATTATCCTCGTCGAGAGCGTAGTGCCGATCTTCGACGAGAgccaccgccccctcaacAATACCAGACATCGGAAAGAGTGGACAGATACCCTGGACAGCAATCACAGTCGTACGACCGCTATGACTCTAGGCCCAGTGACCCATATGGAGCACCTCAACAGGAGCCACCTCTGGAATTTAGTGACGatcgacctcctccacctcccgcccATCGGTCTAGGCCTAGCCTCAACTCTGCTCCTAATTCAGGGTTTCAAGGGACTCCGCCGACAATGAGACAAGACGTTCTGAGGAACGAGGCCCATCGTGCTTCTGCCTCCCCTTCAAGTTACCCGGGGCGCCCGACTTACAAGGCTGCCGACTCGTCACCAGCTGCTCTGCCTGGCTCTCAGTATCAGGCTATAGAGCAACCCCCGCCACCTAGACATTATTCATATGACACGAACGGGTATGACCAGTCACATAGAGGCATGCAAGCCACCGTCGAAGACGTCCCCGAGTCTCCCGAGTCTTCTAATTCGAACAGAAGAAGCATGGGCAGGGCGCCTCCTGGCCAATCTCAACAACAGTATGATCTGGACTTTGAACAGACTAGCCCTGCTCCACTGAACATTTCAGGGAGAAGACCGAGCAATGCAGTGGACCATCAATACTCCACCTCTCCAGGCATGCAAGATCAGCGGTACTCGACTTCTCCTGGGATGCAAGACCGGTACTCGACCTCGCCTGGGATGCAAGACCAGCGGTACTCGACTTCTCCCAGTGTACAAGACCAGCGGTACTCGACTTCTGGCGTGCAAGACCAGCGCTGTTCGACCTCGCCTGGAATGCAGGAACAATCGGGATATCAGAGCTCCAATGGCTACGTGATGTCCTCCACCGACTTGTCACGGCGGGAACCGTCGGATTactcgtcttcttccaacTATGGCCGGCATTCCGAGCCTAGCCTTCCCACGTACGAGTCCCATCAGAACCAGAGAGCACTGCCATGGCGAGATGAGCCCGATAATGGGTCAAACAGCTACTCGGCTGCACCAGTGCCTGCTGCGTTGATTCCTGGGATTGATCCAAACATCTCACAGGAGATCGCGGTGCGTGTCAACGAAGACAGTGGTCGTCGACGGTACAACCAACAAGCGCAAATGGAGACACCCCCAAGGGGCAGAACCATGGATGTCGCTCGGAGATATGATCAAGATGGATCCCCGGCGAGCTACAACGCTCAGCCTACTGCTCATGGCAGGAGTCCCATGACTTACACAGCAGGGCCATCGACATCGAGTGTTAACGTAGTGATCAAGTCGCGGGCATACTCGCCCAACCCACCCGTTCGTGACCCTAGTCCCAACCCgccccagcaacatcacaacccaccccagcagcagcacaccaTCCGCCGTAAGTCAGTAAGCCCCAGACCACCATCCTCTGATAGCCGCGCTATGTCCAGCGTTCCTTTCGGCCCCGATAGCTATGAGGTTctcaaccccaccgccgccgctgctgccatgcACGACCCGACCGCTGCTCTGCCGGACTACGACGCAGCCACTGGCAAGATCATCACACACGATGGTCGCGAAGTTGACCCCTCTGACCATTTGCCCATGGACACTTGGGCACCTGAACCCGAAGCGAAGAAGCCGACACAGACATCTCCCGCTCCTCGTCCTACACCGGGTGGTCCACAACCGCAGCCCGTATCTTCGACCGGCCGTCGTCCTCTACGCATCGCTGCCGCCTCCCGTCCACAAAGCTACGTCGCACCTGACTCTTTCGATTCCCTCACTCCGTCCCCGCCTGTCTCCAACGGCCGAAATCGCCTCCAAAAGAAACCTCCCCATCGCATGTCCATCTCGTCTGGGTTCTCACCATCAGAACCAGTCATGTCTGGCGCCAATGGTCTTGGTCCCGGAAGGAGGAACAGCAACGTTGGCTTAGACTCTCAGCCTCTTGCTCCCCTGCCTCCTCACCAGGACAACTTTAATTCCCAAAGGAATCTCCCACGAGCCTCAACTTTTGACTATGGTGCCGGGGAGAATTACCACCCTTCCATGCAGGGGAGTATTGGACGGAAtgggcctcctcctccggctaAGATCCCTTTGGCGTTGCCGCCTTCCCAGGGgtataataatagtaatatGAGCGGCGCGCTGCAGTTGCACAGCAGTAGTGCTGCCAGACGAGGAGGGATGGATGATTATGATTATCATGACGGGGGGTATCGGCATCAAAATGACGGGTATgccaatggtggtggggtgggtggtggaacGGAGTTGAgcctggaggaggagttgaggtcGATTGATATTGGAACGGGGAGATCGTCGAGGCGCCATCAGGGGTATGTGCATCAGGGGCAGTGGTAA
- a CDS encoding hypothetical protein (EggNog:ENOG503P6QX; COG:S) yields MPTDAQIAGGHKANLNNPNTSKESKDNSQKILDNEFNGGDVPKASDTKDKNPGNVAGGLKATMKNPNVSDEAKKSAEERLNNM; encoded by the exons ATGCCTACTGATGCTCAGATCGCCGGCGGCCACAAGGCCAACTtgaacaaccccaacacctccaagGAGTCCAAGGATAACTCCCAAAAAATTCTCGACAACGAGTTCAACGGTGGTGACG TCCCCAAGGCTAGCGacaccaaggacaagaacCCAGGCAACGTTGCCGGTGGTCTCAAGGC GACCATGAAGAACCCTAATGTCTCTGACGAGGCTAAGAAGTCTGCCGAGGAGCGCCTCAACAACATGTAA